Proteins from a single region of Diorhabda sublineata isolate icDioSubl1.1 chromosome 2, icDioSubl1.1, whole genome shotgun sequence:
- the LOC130452731 gene encoding uncharacterized protein LOC130452731 has translation MYLKSNISESEISCNCEKVNSLMVPELHLNSNSSLKYQSLSDVNFNSYKSPQLIVCQKNRSVYKTNNNNFSTVGSVPVNDKLESWKRRQQYGRKVSESNRIKMNERRILRNLERELQNSKICV, from the exons ATGTATTTGAAAAGTAATATTTCAGAATCGGAAATAAGTTgtaa CTGTGAAAAAGTAAATTCCTTAATGGTACCGGAATTGCATCTCAATTCAAACAGCAGCTTAAAGTATCAAAGTTTATCTGATGTTAACTTTAACAGTTACAAATCCCCTCAATTGATTGTTTGCCAAAAAAATCGGAGTGTATATAAAACgaacaataataatttcagtaCAGTTGGATCAGTACCAGTAAATGATAAA TTGGAATCTTGGAAAAGAAGACAACAATATGGTAGGAAAGTTAGTGAATCTAATCGAATAAAGATGAACGAAAgaagaattttgagaaatttggaAAGGgaacttcaaaattcaaaaatatgcgTGTAG
- the LOC130452730 gene encoding cyclic AMP response element-binding protein A-like — METFIVDKSFYDFGTAEELKELWEADLDPAMQEVLKMQSGDMTIEWSYIPSKDLPGVILHDRLMTDAALGTRPIKTEHSYSLTSDGDSLPDSPTSHHKVDDMEDECFPAISMKTACGNLQHDPLSIKDEPNSETDSNHSSCPSSPQSIYVNASNVPLDVEMPPISISHTGLIKSTTNTLLTSPHTVIPQRLQLPLQKATPTVKIEATTFHNLPPTPPSCSSSEDSEDNGTISQPSSPAARKTARLLLNQPSTRQPINTPLISSQPKGSTGTLVLTEEEKRTLIAEGYPVPTRLPLTKAEEKSLKKIRRKIKNKISAQESRRKKKEYMDQLERKVEHLVTENTNYRQKIEFLEDSNTNLLSQLQKLQAIVARTHPQIIKQLKQIQ; from the exons GCTATGCAAGAAGTATTAAAAATGCAATCGGGCGATATGACGATAGAATGGAGTTATATACCGAGCAAAGATTTGCCAGGTGTGATTCTTCACGATAGACTCATGACGGACGCCGCTTTGGGAACTAGACCAATCAAAACTGAACACTCATACAGTTTAACATCGGATGGGGACAGTTTACCGGATTCACCAACTTCACATCATAAAGTCGACG ACATGGAAGATGAGTGCTTTCCGGCCATTTCAATGAAAACAGCTTGTGGCAACCTTCAGCATGATCCTTTGAGTATTAAAGATGAGCCAAACAGCGAAACGGATAGCAATCATTCGTCATGTCCTTCGTCACCTCAATCAATCTACGTTAATGCAAGCAATGTTCCTTTAGATGTCGAAATG cCTCCCATAAGTATCTCCCATACAGGActaataaaatcaacaacaaACACGTTATTGACGTCTCCTCATACAGTGATCCCCCAAAGATTACAGTTACCACTACAAAAAGCTACACCTACTGTCAAAATCGAAGCGACAACTTTCCATAATCTACCTCCGACACCACCGTCTTGCAGTAGTAGCGAAGATAGTGAAGATAACGGTACTATTTCCCAACCGAGTTCCCCCGCTGCCAGAAAAACCGCCCGCCTCTTATTAAATCAACCATCCACCAGGCAACCTATCAACACGCCACTTATCAGTAGTCAACCG AAAGGTTCAACTGGCACTCTAGTCCttacagaagaagaaaaaaggaCGTTAATTGCAGAAGGTTATCCAGTTCCTACCCGCCTACCACTCACAAAAGCAGAAGAAAAATCTCTAAAGAAAATTAGgaggaaaattaaaaataag ATATCTGCTCAAGAAAGTaggagaaaaaagaaagagTACATGGACCAGTTAGAGAGAAAAGTCGAGCACCTTGTTactgaaaatacaaattatagaCAAAAAATAGAATTCCTAGAAGATTCCAACACAAACCTGCTCAGCCAACTACAAAAATTGCAGGCCATCGTGGCTAGGACGCACCCGCAAATTATTAAACAGCTTAAACAGATACAATAA